AAATATTTTATGTATTTCCTGTCCGCAATAAAACTTATTTCATCGCCGTTAGCATCTTTTAAAGAATTAATATTCTTAATTTTATAATCGGCAAAGTTTTCTTTGCCGATTATATTCAGAGATAGTAATTTTGCAATTTCTGCTATGGAATAAGACATTTTAAATATTTATATTATATATAATAATATTAATTACGTTTATATTATAACTCATACTTTTTTTATCGGAAAAGGTGTCAGATTAATTTTTTTGCAAACCTTTTCTTTGTTAAATGAACTATTTCATATGCAAAAAAAATAAAATCTGACACCTTTTCCTTTTAATGAATTTTACAATAAACCTAAATTTTAAACGTATTACTGCAATACTATTCAGATTAACTGATATTTATATCTCAATTTATATTTTAAAATATATACAATACATTTAAGCATTTTACAGCTTAAATTTAATTATTTAGAATTCATCTGATTCAGAACCTGATTTGTAATATCAATAGAATTAACTCTGTAAACTACACCCGGACTGTCAACAACAAGCAGATAGCCTTTTTGTTTCGCAATATTAGTTATTATTGCTTTAACCTTTGCAATAATTCCTCTCAGCAGATTAAATCTTTTTTCAGAAATAACACCCTGTACGTGCCTTTCCTCAGAGGAAAAACTAGTTATATCCGTTTCAAATTCTTTAGTTTTTTTCAGTTTTTCCGCTGAAGACATTATTGACGAATTCTGTTTTAAATCATTATGCAGCGAGGTTATTTTTTGTCTCAGGGCGCTTAATTTTGCCTTATACTTTATTACTAAAGAATGAAGAATAGAATTAGCTTTTTTTCCCTGTTTTGACATTGAAATTACTTTTTGCATATTTACAACTGCAATTTTAGAACCGGCAGCTTCAGCTTTTGAAGTATTGCTTAAAAAAACCATCACAAACATTAAAATTAAAATAGAAAAAATTAAACTTATCCTTTTCATAAAACCTCCGATTGTTTTTTTGTTTTATATAAAATTATTTTAGAATCCGCCAAAACCTTCTCCCATACTGAATTGAATTCTAGTGCTGGAATTGCCGTTAATGGGTGAACCTAATATTTTGCCGTAAGTTATCTCGATAGGTCCGAAGGGCGAATACCAGTTAAATCCGACGCCTGCCGCCTCATCAAGATCAAACAGGTTAACCTTCTGCGATGTTGTCCATGCATTACCTGCATTCCACCATAAAAATCCGTAGAATCCCATTTTTTTCAGAATAGGAATAAGATATTTTGTTCCGACCGTGAACATTTTTGTACCGCCATAGAGCAATCCGTTTTCTGAAGGTCCGACAGAATCGTACATAAATCCAAGAAGAGGATATGTATTCGTTATGCCGCCGACAAAAAATCTTTGATAGATAGGCAGCGGAACACTTGGATTTGTAGTTTCTATATATCCTGCTTGTCCGCTAGCCATAAAAGACGTTCCCCACCATAAAGGGATATAATGGTTTTCTTGAGCGGTTAATTTCACAAAATCGTCGTTTCCGCCTATCGGAGGACCTGCAAAACTTGCCCTGAAACTTGCCATATCTCCTGCCGTAGGAACCATAGGATTGTTAAGAGTATTATAAACGGTAGTAAAAGATAATTCGCTTGTCAACAGACTTCCCTGCGGCAATATATTATCCAATCCCGGAATTATTACAGAGTTGTCCTGTTCGAGCAAATATCTTACGTATTCCGTAATCAATTGTTTATACAAAGGATAACCGACAGTGACGGAACCTCCGAGTGTCCGGTATGCAAATTCATAGTAAAGAGAATTAAACGTGTCGTATAGTGATACATCTAAAGAAAGAGGCTTCCCGTAAAGATATGTAAGATATGGCTGTAATACGTTAAGACTGTACGATTGATAAGGACCTCCAACCTGAGCATTCAGCGAAGCAGATATGCCGGTTCCAAATAAATTTGACTCGGATATCGAAGCTATAGCCATAAATGCAGTAGCCGAACTATAACCGCCTCCGATAGTAAATTTGCCGGTATTTTTTTCTTTTACATGGACCTTAACATTTAATATGCTTTCTCCCGGAACTTTTTCCGTGGTTATGGTAACATGCTTGAAATACTGCAAATTTTTCAGATTGGTTCTGGATATTTTAATAAGCTCCGGATTATATTTTTCGCCGGGGTATAGCGCCAGCGCCCTTAAAATGACATAGCTGTATGTTACATCGTTACCGGTTATAGTAATCTTCCCAAACCTTGCTATTTTACCCTTGTGAATCGTAAGTTTAACAAAAACAGACCTTTTTTTTCTGTTTATTTTTATTGACGGCTCAACATTTGCAAATGCGTATCCCCTGTAGGTCAAATATTTTGTGACCTCTAGAATAT
This genomic stretch from Candidatus Acididesulfobacter guangdongensis harbors:
- a CDS encoding OmpH family outer membrane protein — translated: MKRISLIFSILILMFVMVFLSNTSKAEAAGSKIAVVNMQKVISMSKQGKKANSILHSLVIKYKAKLSALRQKITSLHNDLKQNSSIMSSAEKLKKTKEFETDITSFSSEERHVQGVISEKRFNLLRGIIAKVKAIITNIAKQKGYLLVVDSPGVVYRVNSIDITNQVLNQMNSK